CCGCCGAGAGCAGCACCAGCAGGGTGAGTCCGGCGACCGCCCCCTGGAACAGCGGCCGCTCGTACCAGTCGAGACGCTCGAACGCCATGACCGGAACGCTCCCGAGGAAGGCGTGGGTGATCTCACCGTCCTCCTCGCGGAACACGAGCGTCTCCTCCGCACCGACCTCCCTGAACAGCAGGTCGTCGATCTCGACGAACCGCCACTCCTCGCCGAGCGTCGACACCACCACCGTTCCGTCGGCGTCGACAGCGACCTCGGCGGTCGAGGTCGCGCCGACGAGTTTCTCGTAGGTCGTCTCGGCGATCCGCAGCCCACGGTAGCTTCCCTCGATCGCCTCCGCGTGTGCGGGGGCTCCGTCCGGCTCCAGAGGTGGCTCGGACCCTGCTGCCGGATCGAACCGGTCGAGGAACCTCCCGACGAACTCCTCGCGGGCGGCGACCCCGCCCGGGCTGTTGTACGAGACGAACAGCCCGAGGTCGAGGTCGGGTATCAAGAGCAGTTCGGTGTGAAAGAGTTCGGTGTCGCCGCCGTGGGCGATCACTCGGAGGTCTCCACGACTCCGCTCGTAGAAGCCGAAGGCGACCCCGTTGATCCGATCATCGTGGCCGAACCGGCGTTCGTGCATCCGCTCGACCGACTCGGGCTCGAGCACCCGCCCGCCCTCTACCTCCCCACCGTTCAGGTTCGCGAGCATGAACCGCGCCATGTCGGTCGCCGTCGCGCTCGCCGACCCCGCGGGCGGGATGCCGACGTACTCGAACTCCCCTTCTCGAAACCCCCCGCCCGTGTACCGATACCCCCGCGAGAGGTCGGGTTCCAGGTCCTCGGGGACGGGCTGGCCGAACGTGGTCCGCTCCATCCCGAGCGGTGCGAGGATCTCCGCTTCGACGTACGCCTCGAAGCTCGTTCCCGCCCACTCCGCGACGACCTGTCCCACGAGCGCGCTGCCGTAGTTCGAGTAGGAGGCGAGTTCGCCGGGCGGTCGGACCCGGGCCGGTTGCTCCTCGCGGAGCACCTCAGCGAGCGGGCGCAGGTCGTCCTCGTTCGCGACGAACGTCCCCCGAAGCCGCTCCTCGAACCCGGGCGTGTGGGTCGCGAGGTGCGAGAGCGTGATCGGCTCGGTGTAGGTCCCGGGGATCGTCACCTCCTCTAGATACCGGTTCACGTCGGTATCCAGGTCGAACGCATCTCGCTCTGCACCCTGCATCGCGGCCGTCCAGCCGAAGAGCTTCGAGACCGAGC
This region of Halalkalicoccus sp. CGA53 genomic DNA includes:
- a CDS encoding serine hydrolase domain-containing protein; the protein is MAPTELSRRGFLSGAMGTGATAFAGGLPVAAEAGSEAVSEGLEGLEGFVDDLMAEGLAEHDVAGATVSVVHDGSVEFAKGYGYADVEAGREVRADETLFRIGSVSKLFGWTAAMQGAERDAFDLDTDVNRYLEEVTIPGTYTEPITLSHLATHTPGFEERLRGTFVANEDDLRPLAEVLREEQPARVRPPGELASYSNYGSALVGQVVAEWAGTSFEAYVEAEILAPLGMERTTFGQPVPEDLEPDLSRGYRYTGGGFREGEFEYVGIPPAGSASATATDMARFMLANLNGGEVEGGRVLEPESVERMHERRFGHDDRINGVAFGFYERSRGDLRVIAHGGDTELFHTELLLIPDLDLGLFVSYNSPGGVAAREEFVGRFLDRFDPAAGSEPPLEPDGAPAHAEAIEGSYRGLRIAETTYEKLVGATSTAEVAVDADGTVVVSTLGEEWRFVEIDDLLFREVGAEETLVFREEDGEITHAFLGSVPVMAFERLDWYERPLFQGAVAGLTLLVLLSAVVGWPLAMVRRRYRDGPPPPERPRIARWLAGTGAVFLFGFLVGVVVLLATDPVGTLLSPPTTLQLLLVLPVLAALTTLWATLYVVRSWRASYWGVLSRLHYTLVVASAVGFCWLLSYWNLLGAWL